TTGAAGAGAATTCGGCAAGCATCGAAGAAAATTTGCCGGAAAGACTCATTAAGAAATACAAATTGTTAAGCAGACGGGCGGCAATTGATAAAATCCATTTTCCGGACTCAGAAGACCAGCTCAATGCTGCAATACGACGCCTTAAATTTGAAGAGTTATTTTATTTGGAATTGATGATTGGTTTGCGAAAATTAAAGGTTAAGAATTTAACCAAAGGAATTCAGTTTGAATCAATCGGAGAAAAAACCAGGGCATTGCTTGCTAACCTTCCGTTCGAATTAACTGATGCACAAAAAAAAGTAATCAAAGAAATTTGGCAGGATATGAATAGCGCCAGGCCGATGAACCGTTTACTGCATGGAGATGTAGGTTCCGGAAAAACGATTGTCAGCATTGCCGTGATGCTGATTGCCGTAGAAAACGGCTATCAATCCGCATTAATGGCGCCGACTGAAATATTGGCAGAACAACATTATTTATCCTTGAAACAATTTTTAGCAGATTTTGGAATTTCGATTGAATTGGTAATTGGCGGGCAAAAGAAATCTGAGAGGGAGAAAATTACTAAAAAAATAGCTTCCGGGGAAGCGAATATCATCATAGGGACACATGCCCTTTTTCAGGAAAAAATCAAATTCGAAAAATTAGGATTAATCATAGTCGATGAGCAGCACAAGTTTGGTGTGATGCAGCGGGCAAAACTCAGACGCAAGGGCATAAATCCTGATGTTCTCGTCATGACCGCCACCCCAATCCCTCGCACCTTAGCGCTAACTGTGTATGGTGATTTGGATGTATCTCTGTTGGATCAAAAACCTGGCAATAGGATACCGATTAAGTCGGTCATTCGCTACCAAGACAAAAGAGAAGAAATATACCGATATGTACGTGAACAAGTAGATCTGGGTCGGCAAGCATATATCATTTTCCCTTTGGTTGAAGAATCTGAAAAAATGGATCTGCAAGCTGCCACAGAAAGCTACGAAACCCTAAAGTATGGCGTTTATCACGGACTGAATATTGCGTTGCTGCATGGTCGAATGAAAGGCGATGAAAAAGATAAAATAATGTCGTCATTCAAAAGTGGGTATTATAAAATATTAATTGCCACTACAGTTGTAGAAGTAGGGGTAGATGTAGCCAATGCTTCCATAATGGTGATTGAACATGCAGAAAGATTCGGATTAACTCAATTGCATCAATTGCGTGGAAGGATAGGCCGCGGTAGCGAGCAATCCTATTGTATATTTATTGCCCATAAACCATTGAATCAGCTGGCCAGG
The sequence above is a segment of the candidate division KSB1 bacterium genome. Coding sequences within it:
- the recG gene encoding ATP-dependent DNA helicase RecG gives rise to the protein MSSSHHNNGITQTVRALKGVGELRGELLENFGIVTLYDLLTHFPRRYLDRTRIAKIADIEIGKDVTAIGQVIAFRAYQGRYQRFVLVIRDESGELKCIWFRGAHYLKNTFKMGEWLAVHGKVKFYKGMQMSHPDYDRLTESKQGLNTRKIIPLYRSTAELDTAGLDSRAMRRLMWKALEENSASIEENLPERLIKKYKLLSRRAAIDKIHFPDSEDQLNAAIRRLKFEELFYLELMIGLRKLKVKNLTKGIQFESIGEKTRALLANLPFELTDAQKKVIKEIWQDMNSARPMNRLLHGDVGSGKTIVSIAVMLIAVENGYQSALMAPTEILAEQHYLSLKQFLADFGISIELVIGGQKKSEREKITKKIASGEANIIIGTHALFQEKIKFEKLGLIIVDEQHKFGVMQRAKLRRKGINPDVLVMTATPIPRTLALTVYGDLDVSLLDQKPGNRIPIKSVIRYQDKREEIYRYVREQVDLGRQAYIIFPLVEESEKMDLQAATESYETLKYGVYHGLNIALLHGRMKGDEKDKIMSSFKSGYYKILIATTVVEVGVDVANASIMVIEHAERFGLTQLHQLRGRIGRGSEQSYCIFIAHKPLNQLARKRLQTLERTTDGFEIAEVDLKLRGPGEFFGIRQHGMPKLKIADLSEDYNILEIARKEAFSLLQEDSTLNTPKNQMVRLFFDQYYEDSFRLSKVA